A single genomic interval of Sulfurovum sp. TSL6 harbors:
- a CDS encoding NADH-quinone oxidoreductase subunit M — MENILSILVFFPAVAGLLGFVVDKESARAYGITVATIEFLLSLWLWFSFDTSSAGMQFVEMIPLIPDMGISYYVGADGISLFIILMTTLMTLIGMASMGETKNIKNMIVTLLFLEMTMVGVFVALDAIIFYLFWELSLVPMLYIVGAWGGPLRIYASIKFFLYTFTGSLIMLVGMLFVAYIYHNLTGVWSFAITDWYALVLPVNYQLWLFAAFFIGFAIKVPMFPFHTWIPYAHGQAPTIGSVILAAVLLKMGTYGFVRFSLPMFPDASVISITPIAVLSLIMIIYTAMIAYAQKDVKQVVAYSSVSHMGIIMLGLFAMNAEGLSGSVFQMLSHGIVSGALFMLVGMIYDRRHTKLMSEFGGIASVMPKFAVIFGIMLMASVGLPLTIGFVGEFLVLLGFYQVSPMMTILAGTSIILGAVYMLRVMKRTFFGPLNNEENKKLKDLNRRETWSLIPLVAIVVWLGVYPKPVLGPIDNSVKALLSFMDEKAITQEAKDMIRVAKSNKEVN, encoded by the coding sequence ATGGAAAATATTTTAAGTATATTGGTCTTCTTCCCGGCAGTTGCAGGATTGCTTGGATTTGTAGTAGATAAAGAGAGTGCTAGAGCCTATGGTATTACTGTAGCGACAATCGAATTCTTGCTCTCTTTATGGTTATGGTTCAGTTTCGATACATCAAGTGCCGGAATGCAGTTTGTAGAAATGATCCCATTGATCCCTGATATGGGTATCTCTTATTATGTTGGTGCGGATGGTATCTCATTGTTCATTATTCTGATGACAACATTGATGACACTTATCGGTATGGCAAGTATGGGTGAAACGAAAAATATTAAAAATATGATTGTGACACTGCTTTTCCTAGAGATGACAATGGTAGGTGTATTTGTTGCACTTGATGCGATTATCTTCTACTTATTCTGGGAGCTTTCACTGGTACCAATGCTTTATATCGTTGGTGCATGGGGTGGACCGCTTAGAATTTATGCATCGATCAAATTCTTCCTCTATACATTTACAGGGTCATTGATCATGCTTGTAGGTATGTTATTTGTTGCATATATTTACCATAACCTTACTGGCGTATGGAGCTTTGCAATTACTGACTGGTATGCATTGGTATTGCCTGTGAATTATCAATTGTGGTTATTTGCAGCGTTCTTTATCGGTTTTGCTATTAAAGTACCGATGTTCCCATTTCATACTTGGATCCCCTATGCACACGGTCAAGCACCAACAATAGGTTCGGTCATTCTTGCAGCGGTACTCCTTAAAATGGGTACATACGGATTTGTAAGATTTTCACTTCCAATGTTCCCGGATGCCTCTGTGATATCAATCACACCAATTGCTGTATTGTCACTCATTATGATCATCTATACAGCAATGATCGCATATGCTCAAAAAGATGTGAAACAAGTGGTCGCATACTCTTCGGTATCACATATGGGTATTATTATGCTTGGTCTTTTTGCAATGAATGCAGAGGGTCTGTCAGGTTCAGTATTCCAAATGTTGTCTCACGGTATCGTTTCGGGTGCACTGTTTATGCTTGTGGGTATGATCTATGATAGAAGACATACAAAACTTATGTCTGAATTTGGTGGTATCGCATCAGTGATGCCTAAATTTGCGGTTATTTTTGGAATTATGCTCATGGCATCGGTAGGTTTACCACTGACTATCGGTTTTGTGGGTGAATTCCTTGTTCTTCTTGGTTTCTACCAAGTATCACCTATGATGACTATCTTAGCTGGTACTTCTATTATTTTAGGTGCCGTCTATATGTTAAGAGTCATGAAACGTACATTCTTTGGACCATTGAATAATGAAGAGAACAAAAAACTTAAAGATCTAAATCGTAGAGAAACATGGTCACTTATTCCATTGGTTGCGATTGTAGTTTGGTTAGGTGTATATCCTAAACCAGTACTCGGCCCAATAGATAACTCTGTAAAAGCACTGTTAAGCTTTATGGATGAAAAAGCGATTACACAAGAGGCAAAAGATATGATAAGAGTTGCAAAATCAAATAAGGAGGTGAACTAA
- the nuoL gene encoding NADH-quinone oxidoreductase subunit L — protein sequence MENLVYIALFAPFVGSLFAALFGMSERKIFVGVVGSLLIGLSFVASATLAFNLYTTGTVVHVTMMDWINAGDLNIPFGFVVDQISVTMMTVVTLVSTVVHIYAIGYMDHDKSFNRFFSYLSAFVFSMMILVMSDNFAGLFIGWEGVGVCSWLLVGFWYHKPDQTREENPSISPSWAANEAFIMNRIADLGMLIGIFILYWNTGSLQYDEVFAQLPYLGETVLVTAAIALFIGAMGKSAQFPLHTWLTDAMEGPTPVSALIHAATMVTAGVFLVIRSNPLYSMEEVAGVSFFIASLGTFVAFYAASMALVERDLKRIIAYSTLSQLGYMFAAAGLGAYWIALFHLAAHAFFKALLFLGGGNVMHAMHDELDLFKMGALRKKMRGTWIYMTIASVALAGLPPLAGFWSKDAIIETAFNEHTYILWGMLVITAGMTAFYSFRQVFLSFHGEDRHTPLGFHPHEMYKFVLVAMSPLAVLAIITGWFMGSYKAFIYKIGETVQYEMSDHTHHLATYLGLIVIFFALSGIAYAYYKYARTGENAWKRSEKVENGFFYKLLANQYYVPKFYEEFITKPYMMISEKFWTEVDLKIVDATVDNIAKFLYGSGDKTRSMQTGNLSNYLNWMAVGAVLLLVIAAISAMIG from the coding sequence ATGGAAAATTTAGTATATATAGCACTTTTTGCACCATTTGTAGGGTCTCTTTTTGCAGCTTTATTTGGTATGAGTGAAAGAAAAATATTTGTAGGTGTAGTAGGTTCTCTACTTATAGGTTTGTCGTTTGTCGCTTCAGCAACCTTAGCATTCAACCTTTACACAACAGGTACAGTGGTACATGTAACGATGATGGATTGGATCAATGCTGGAGATCTCAATATACCATTTGGTTTTGTGGTTGATCAGATCTCAGTAACCATGATGACAGTAGTAACTTTGGTTTCTACAGTAGTACATATTTATGCGATCGGTTATATGGACCATGATAAGAGTTTTAACAGATTCTTCTCCTATCTGTCGGCTTTCGTATTCTCTATGATGATACTTGTAATGTCAGATAACTTTGCCGGTCTGTTTATAGGTTGGGAAGGTGTTGGTGTTTGTTCATGGTTACTGGTTGGTTTTTGGTATCACAAGCCAGATCAGACAAGAGAAGAAAATCCTTCGATCTCTCCGTCTTGGGCAGCAAATGAAGCATTTATTATGAACCGTATCGCTGACCTTGGTATGCTGATCGGTATCTTTATTCTTTACTGGAACACAGGTTCACTTCAGTATGATGAAGTATTTGCTCAGCTTCCATATCTTGGTGAAACCGTCTTGGTTACAGCGGCGATCGCACTCTTTATCGGTGCGATGGGTAAATCAGCGCAGTTTCCGCTTCACACATGGTTAACGGATGCAATGGAAGGTCCTACACCGGTTTCTGCATTGATTCACGCAGCAACGATGGTAACAGCAGGGGTTTTCTTAGTGATTAGATCTAACCCATTGTATAGTATGGAAGAAGTTGCTGGAGTGAGTTTCTTTATTGCTTCTCTTGGTACCTTTGTTGCATTCTACGCAGCATCAATGGCACTGGTTGAACGTGACTTAAAAAGAATTATTGCGTACTCTACACTTTCGCAGTTAGGATATATGTTCGCAGCGGCAGGACTTGGTGCGTATTGGATCGCACTTTTCCACCTTGCGGCACACGCCTTCTTTAAAGCACTCCTTTTCCTTGGTGGAGGTAACGTGATGCATGCTATGCATGATGAGCTTGATCTCTTTAAGATGGGTGCACTTAGAAAGAAGATGAGAGGTACATGGATCTATATGACTATCGCTTCTGTTGCACTTGCTGGTCTGCCGCCACTTGCAGGTTTCTGGTCAAAAGATGCGATCATTGAAACAGCATTTAATGAACATACTTATATCTTATGGGGCATGTTGGTGATCACTGCGGGAATGACGGCATTTTATTCATTTAGACAAGTCTTTTTATCATTCCATGGTGAAGATCGTCACACACCATTAGGGTTCCACCCACATGAAATGTACAAATTTGTCCTCGTAGCAATGTCTCCTCTTGCAGTACTTGCTATTATCACAGGATGGTTTATGGGATCATACAAAGCATTTATCTATAAGATAGGTGAGACTGTTCAGTATGAAATGTCTGATCATACACACCACTTGGCAACGTATTTGGGTCTTATTGTAATTTTCTTTGCACTCTCGGGTATCGCTTATGCTTATTATAAATATGCAAGAACAGGTGAAAATGCTTGGAAAAGAAGTGAAAAAGTTGAAAACGGTTTCTTCTATAAACTACTTGCCAACCAATATTATGTGCCAAAATTCTATGAAGAATTCATCACCAAACCATATATGATGATTTCTGAGAAATTCTGGACAGAGGTAGATTTAAAAATAGTAGATGCAACCGTAGATAATATTGCGAAGTTCCTTTACGGTTCTGGTGATAAAACAAGAAGTATGCAAACAGGTAACCTTTCAAACTATCTAAACTGGATGGCTGTTGGTGCGGTACTGTTATTGGTAATTGCTGCGATTTCAGCGATGATAGGTTAA
- the nuoK gene encoding NADH-quinone oxidoreductase subunit NuoK has translation MIGLSHYLIVSAILFSIGLIGVLRRRNLLMLFFATEVMLNAVNIAFAAISHYYNDLTGQMFAFFIIAIAASEVAVGLGILIVLYKKYGSLDLDDLASMRG, from the coding sequence ATGATAGGTCTTTCTCATTATTTGATCGTATCTGCGATCCTATTCTCTATAGGATTGATCGGGGTACTTAGAAGAAGAAACCTTTTAATGCTTTTCTTCGCAACAGAGGTCATGCTTAATGCAGTAAATATAGCATTTGCAGCTATTTCACACTATTACAATGATTTAACAGGGCAAATGTTTGCATTCTTTATTATCGCTATTGCAGCGAGTGAAGTTGCAGTGGGTCTTGGTATATTAATTGTATTGTATAAAAAATATGGAAGTCTTGATTTAGATGACCTTGCAAGCATGAGAGGATAA
- a CDS encoding NADH-quinone oxidoreductase subunit J — protein sequence MLENFIASLMTMEGFAFYLFSILTIGLFLITVMSKNILYSMTSLAAGMVLISGFFFILGADFLGVVQLVVYVGAVMALYAFAMMFFDATRTIKEKNTNNALVFLLGGLSALVLVLMFAAPIFSESVQALYPMHEGVGNAQDVGIILFTKYLVPFEVAALMLLVAMIAGIILAGKKMDVSLTEDMGADDEIMIVKDEK from the coding sequence ATGTTAGAAAACTTTATAGCATCTTTGATGACAATGGAAGGATTTGCTTTTTATCTCTTTTCTATTTTGACAATAGGACTTTTCTTGATCACTGTGATGAGTAAAAATATACTTTACTCTATGACATCACTTGCAGCTGGTATGGTCCTTATCTCTGGATTCTTCTTCATCTTAGGCGCAGATTTCCTTGGTGTAGTTCAACTTGTTGTATATGTCGGGGCTGTTATGGCTCTTTATGCATTTGCGATGATGTTTTTTGATGCAACAAGAACGATTAAAGAGAAAAATACAAACAATGCTTTAGTATTTTTACTTGGTGGACTCTCGGCATTGGTGCTGGTACTTATGTTCGCAGCACCGATCTTCAGCGAGAGTGTACAGGCACTTTACCCAATGCATGAAGGTGTGGGCAATGCCCAAGATGTTGGTATCATACTCTTTACAAAGTACCTTGTACCGTTTGAGGTAGCAGCACTCATGTTACTCGTAGCAATGATCGCAGGGATTATACTTGCTGGTAAGAAAATGGATGTGAGTCTCACTGAAGATATGGGTGCAGATGATGAAATTATGATAGTAAAGGATGAAAAATGA
- the nuoI gene encoding NADH-quinone oxidoreductase subunit NuoI, which translates to MSLEQFKNRNVGTQNYRTLDVGSKPETAMAQFSQVAKRTVKGELFVGLWVTMRSMLKALFKGDMHTVKYPFEKMPISPRYRAIHDMLRLLESGNYRCIGCGLCEKICISNCIAMDTRYDEEQRKEVSEYTINFGRCIFCGYCAEVCPELAIVHGPRYENAAEQRAGFSLFEDMLTPIDKLNLQQEYDGFGAVSPNADENIKKTPLAY; encoded by the coding sequence ATGAGTTTAGAACAATTTAAAAACAGAAATGTAGGAACACAAAACTACAGAACACTTGATGTAGGAAGTAAACCTGAAACAGCGATGGCACAGTTCTCTCAAGTGGCAAAAAGAACTGTTAAAGGTGAGCTTTTTGTAGGACTTTGGGTCACAATGAGATCCATGCTTAAGGCACTTTTTAAAGGCGATATGCATACAGTAAAGTATCCATTTGAAAAAATGCCAATATCGCCAAGATATAGAGCGATCCATGACATGCTTAGATTACTTGAATCAGGTAACTACAGATGTATCGGTTGTGGTCTTTGTGAAAAAATATGTATCTCAAATTGTATCGCTATGGATACAAGATATGATGAAGAACAACGTAAAGAAGTCAGTGAATATACCATTAACTTCGGTCGTTGTATCTTTTGTGGTTATTGTGCAGAAGTATGTCCGGAACTTGCTATCGTTCATGGACCGCGTTATGAGAATGCTGCAGAGCAAAGAGCCGGGTTCTCACTCTTTGAAGATATGTTAACACCTATCGACAAACTGAACTTACAGCAAGAGTATGATGGATTTGGGGCAGTATCCCCAAATGCAGATGAAAATATCAAAAAAACGCCTTTAGCGTATTAG
- the nuoH gene encoding NADH-quinone oxidoreductase subunit NuoH — protein sequence METTLIENLPEVTALGVIIKAVIILAVISAIAGFGTYVERKVLAFMQRRLGPMHVGPYGLLQIAADGIKLFTKEDIIPQNANKLIFMIAPIITAATAFIALSAVPVFPDFTVPEFIPLLGGTFVPSIASDLNIGVLFVLGMMAAGLYGPLLAGMSQANKWGIIGAARTAIQFLSYEVVTGLSILAPIMLVGSLSFVDFNDAQAGGIGSWLIWQQPVAFVLFLIAGFAETNRTPFDLLEHEAEVVSGYATEYSGMRWGMFFIGEYANMITVAIIASIVFLGGFDTAGAFGWLFIILKVAFFFFLMLWVRASWPHIRPDQLMWLCWKVLMPIAVINILITAVVMMV from the coding sequence ATGGAAACAACACTCATAGAAAACTTACCGGAGGTAACTGCTCTAGGTGTCATTATCAAAGCCGTGATTATCTTGGCTGTGATTTCGGCAATTGCAGGTTTTGGTACGTATGTAGAAAGAAAAGTACTTGCATTTATGCAGAGACGTCTTGGGCCAATGCACGTAGGACCTTATGGTTTATTACAAATTGCGGCAGATGGTATTAAACTCTTCACGAAAGAGGATATTATCCCACAAAATGCAAACAAACTGATCTTTATGATCGCACCGATCATTACAGCAGCAACGGCATTTATTGCCCTTTCTGCTGTACCGGTTTTCCCAGACTTTACGGTTCCTGAGTTTATTCCTTTACTTGGTGGTACCTTTGTACCATCTATTGCATCTGATTTGAACATCGGTGTATTGTTTGTACTTGGTATGATGGCAGCAGGACTTTACGGTCCACTTTTAGCAGGTATGTCACAAGCGAACAAATGGGGTATCATAGGAGCAGCGAGAACAGCGATCCAGTTTTTATCTTATGAGGTCGTGACAGGGCTTTCTATCTTGGCACCGATCATGTTGGTTGGTTCATTGTCATTTGTTGACTTTAATGACGCACAAGCTGGTGGTATCGGTTCTTGGTTGATCTGGCAACAACCAGTAGCATTTGTACTCTTCCTCATTGCAGGATTTGCAGAGACGAACAGAACACCATTCGACCTTCTTGAACATGAGGCAGAAGTTGTTTCCGGGTATGCAACAGAGTATTCTGGAATGAGATGGGGTATGTTCTTTATTGGTGAGTATGCAAACATGATCACCGTTGCAATTATTGCTTCCATCGTATTCTTAGGTGGCTTTGATACAGCAGGTGCATTTGGATGGTTGTTTATTATCCTTAAAGTCGCATTCTTCTTCTTCTTGATGTTATGGGTAAGAGCATCATGGCCACATATCAGACCAGATCAATTGATGTGGCTTTGTTGGAAAGTATTAATGCCAATCGCTGTGATCAATATTCTGATCACTGCTGTAGTGATGATGGTATAA
- a CDS encoding NADH-quinone oxidoreductase subunit G, translating into MSEVQTVDNMVSISIDGVEYKAKEGEYILNAARANDVFIPAICYLTRCSPTLACRICLVEADGKQVYACNAKVKEGMEVTTETENILEERRAIMEVYDVNHPLQCGVCDKSGECELQNYTLELAVDSQSYMIPDMKRETTNWSSVLHYDPGLCIVCERCTTVCKDMVGDAAITTVKRGGPELDKSYKDTMPKDAYSMWNKLQKSIIAPSNGTESTNCSDCGECIAVCPVGALASRDFVYKSNAWDLRRIPAVAAHSSDGAQIYYEVKPTSIEDRSEKIYRITNEWSYVSLDGSARFAYDFENRGATKDEATFNAALEAFKKADTVRFNSMITNEEAMMLQTLKEKMGIKLYNPEVRAFQKFLGHYTAASGSSLYSTDPDAIMKKSDFVISVGAALRNDSPAMKYAFNNVQKLNKGAGLYFHPVGDTLIPTFGKTVEVFNHKVGLEEAALYLILDLFADKEKLPAEVKEYIESFKSSETRTVKEQVMKTVKEMVVNEETGEEEEVSKKVKETVEKEITVTINGLVTLLGKDSEKFDDAFEKMMKKKEAFSLMVGEDLYFHEKAENLAKLVALIEATCNIDVVMTPPKSNALGVALICDLDDECSGYTIGYNENGDFRLSALGDGDLDMPAMNQQEGTLTSIAKRVLPTNAALEYGGYELNDLMKALVGAPELTIDWTEMLPAAKGFKAVAFDSLPNAFTNAGVDNRGYRLDVTVDEVALPTVEKFDESLALEGEIAYRCNPARQFNDFTDKSHEIFEAFALYASTAKAESLGEKVEVVFENGSITLDVVADEKIEGDIVKVPDFKSAKDVYGLFGGSRYQTVTLRKV; encoded by the coding sequence ATGAGTGAAGTACAAACAGTAGATAATATGGTCTCAATTTCGATTGATGGTGTAGAGTACAAAGCAAAAGAAGGTGAATATATCCTTAATGCTGCTCGTGCTAATGATGTTTTCATCCCGGCTATATGTTACCTGACAAGATGTTCGCCGACATTGGCATGTCGTATTTGTCTGGTAGAGGCAGATGGTAAACAAGTATATGCATGTAACGCTAAAGTAAAAGAAGGTATGGAAGTCACTACTGAGACAGAAAATATCCTTGAAGAGCGTAGAGCTATCATGGAAGTCTATGATGTGAACCACCCGCTTCAGTGTGGTGTGTGCGATAAGTCCGGAGAGTGTGAATTACAGAACTATACACTTGAACTTGCGGTAGATTCACAATCATATATGATCCCAGATATGAAAAGAGAGACAACAAACTGGTCTTCCGTATTGCATTATGATCCAGGTCTTTGTATCGTGTGTGAACGTTGTACGACTGTTTGTAAAGATATGGTTGGAGACGCGGCGATCACCACAGTTAAAAGAGGTGGGCCTGAACTTGACAAAAGCTATAAAGATACGATGCCAAAAGATGCATACTCTATGTGGAACAAACTGCAAAAGTCTATTATTGCTCCGAGTAACGGTACAGAATCTACGAACTGTTCAGACTGTGGTGAATGTATTGCAGTATGTCCGGTGGGTGCACTCGCAAGCCGTGACTTTGTCTACAAGTCAAATGCCTGGGATTTAAGAAGAATACCTGCTGTTGCAGCACACTCAAGTGATGGTGCGCAAATCTACTATGAAGTAAAACCTACATCCATAGAAGACAGATCTGAAAAAATTTACCGTATTACCAATGAGTGGTCGTATGTATCACTTGATGGTTCAGCACGTTTTGCTTATGACTTTGAGAACAGAGGGGCAACGAAAGATGAAGCAACATTTAATGCAGCACTTGAAGCCTTTAAAAAAGCAGATACAGTCCGATTTAACTCTATGATCACGAATGAAGAAGCAATGATGCTTCAGACACTGAAAGAAAAAATGGGCATTAAACTCTACAACCCAGAAGTAAGAGCATTCCAAAAATTCTTAGGACATTATACAGCAGCTTCAGGTTCCTCTTTATACTCTACAGATCCAGATGCGATCATGAAGAAGAGTGATTTTGTGATCTCTGTAGGTGCAGCACTTAGAAACGATTCTCCAGCAATGAAATATGCCTTTAACAATGTACAAAAGCTTAACAAAGGTGCAGGACTTTATTTCCATCCGGTAGGTGATACACTCATCCCTACATTCGGTAAGACAGTTGAAGTGTTCAATCACAAAGTGGGGCTTGAAGAAGCGGCACTTTACCTTATCTTGGACCTGTTTGCAGACAAAGAGAAACTTCCTGCTGAAGTCAAAGAATATATTGAAAGCTTTAAAAGTTCTGAGACCAGAACGGTGAAAGAGCAAGTTATGAAGACTGTCAAAGAGATGGTTGTTAACGAAGAGACCGGCGAAGAGGAAGAAGTATCTAAAAAAGTCAAAGAGACGGTTGAAAAAGAGATTACTGTGACGATCAACGGTCTAGTGACACTTTTGGGTAAGGATTCCGAGAAGTTTGATGATGCATTTGAAAAAATGATGAAGAAAAAAGAAGCGTTCTCATTGATGGTGGGTGAAGATCTTTACTTCCATGAAAAAGCAGAAAACCTGGCTAAACTTGTAGCACTTATAGAGGCAACATGTAACATTGATGTGGTGATGACTCCACCAAAATCAAATGCACTGGGTGTGGCACTGATCTGTGATCTTGATGATGAATGTTCTGGATATACAATAGGGTATAACGAAAATGGTGACTTTAGACTCTCTGCACTGGGTGATGGAGACTTAGATATGCCGGCTATGAACCAGCAAGAGGGAACATTGACCTCTATAGCTAAAAGAGTACTTCCTACGAACGCTGCATTAGAGTATGGTGGATATGAACTGAATGATCTTATGAAAGCACTGGTAGGTGCACCAGAGTTAACGATTGACTGGACTGAAATGCTTCCAGCAGCAAAAGGCTTTAAAGCTGTTGCATTTGACTCGTTGCCAAATGCATTTACAAATGCTGGTGTAGATAATCGCGGATATAGACTTGATGTCACAGTCGATGAGGTAGCACTACCGACTGTTGAGAAATTTGACGAGAGTTTAGCGCTGGAAGGCGAAATCGCCTATAGATGTAACCCTGCTAGACAGTTTAACGACTTTACAGACAAGTCTCATGAGATCTTTGAAGCATTCGCACTGTATGCAAGTACTGCGAAAGCTGAGAGTTTGGGAGAAAAAGTAGAAGTAGTATTTGAAAATGGAAGTATTACTTTAGATGTGGTAGCCGATGAAAAGATCGAAGGTGACATCGTAAAAGTACCAGATTTCAAATCTGCTAAAGATGTGTATGGTCTCTTTGGTGGGTCAAGATATCAAACAGTAACATTGAGAAAGGTGTAA